A single window of Hylaeus volcanicus isolate JK05 chromosome 8, UHH_iyHylVolc1.0_haploid, whole genome shotgun sequence DNA harbors:
- the LOC128880897 gene encoding NAD(+) hydrolase sarm1 isoform X6 yields the protein MSEFPVEGGENGDMHTVMENFQKKNNKMVSGIGHVGHHPQVTASSQMLTTNQSQSSSSSSRVAKSSQRILTSSSSSEMKASSMKSDLRELQRGISEMKSNISTNFSQRLRSSMENLVDRDGNGTEESDLTEPLVTFPDPDTPPPATGTGTVTLTGGSPSQLSSLNSLNNLHSMSPPISISNISNMTNLPAGQETMKFEQKKMTSASKTKVVTDGFSAEKAIANTAEMRALQTGDVSYKEQSAATAARARVELDGVSAEKSVAAAREQRSLKAGDLSHQESNNMAASTMKLQSDSFSSEKKAMAAQQQRQTVTSTGIFNHEKHMASSSQSSITIASKGVTSKSSMITAANAVNQLMNGMRPAEDELLSLPLDDLDLLCSKSNPQDVERAIAKYCSFLDSFVERLKVNEGKNNKAPLLLNRVNEIIRKAWAVPTHGHELGYTLCNTLRTRGGLDLLMSNCVASDQELQFSSARLLEQCLTTENREHVVENGLEKVVNVACVCTKNANSVDHSRVGTGILEHLFKHSEGTCSDVIRLGGLDAVLFECRKNDIETLRHCAGALANLSLYGGAENQEAMIKRKVPMWLFPLAFHNDDNIKYYACLAIAVLVANKEIEAAVLKSGTLDLVEPFVTSHNPYEFAKSNLAHAHGQSKNWLERLVPVLSSKREEARNLAAFHFCMEAGIKKQQGNTEIFREIGAIEPLKKVASCPNAIASKYAAQALRLIGEEIPHKLSQQVPLWSTEDVREWVKQIGFAEYAQNFVESRVDGDLLLQLTEENLKEDIGLTNGIRRRRFTRELQNLKKMADYSSRDTGNLNSFLQSIGQEFSIYTYSMLNAGVDKDSIRNLSEDQLLTECGIGNSIHRLRILDAIKNMQHNQLLGSCEDESPDKSLDVFVSYRRSNGSQLASLLKVHLQLRGFSVFIDVERLEAGKFDNNLLQSIRQAKHFLLVLTPKALERCIQDSECKDWVHREIVAALQSQCNIIPIIDNFQWPEPEELPEDMRAVCHFNGVRWIHDYQDACVDKLERFMRGEIPVRSEMSGGIPRSIATKDVTQPNTQGSTNIRQPPNYQRMHSNESRGSDKDSTGGRD from the exons ATGTCGGAGTTCCCAGTGGAGGGAGGGGAAAACGGTGACATGCACACTGTCAtggagaattttcaaaagaagaaCAACAAGATGGTGTCCGGCATAGGCCACGTCGGTCATCATCCACAGGTCACCGCGTCGTCGCAG ATGCTGACGACGAACCAGAGCCAGAGCAGCAGCAGTTCGAGCAGGGTGGCCAAATCCTCGCAGAGGATTCTTACCTCGTCCTCGTCGAGTGAGATGAAAGCCAGCTCCATGAAAAGCGACCTAAGGGAACTTCAGCGCGGCATCTCGGAGATGAAGAGCAACATATCGACGAACTTCTCGCAACGATTGCGCAGCAGCATGGAGAACCTCGTGGACAG GGACGGAAACGGAACGGAAGAGAGCGACCTGACGGAGCCGTTGGTGACGTTTCCCGATCCTGACACGCCGCCCCCAGCGACGGGGACGGGGACGGTGACGTTGACGGGAGGATCCCCGTCGCAGTTGAGTTCCCTGAACTCGCTGAACAATCTTCACAGCATGAGCCCACCGATCAGTATATCGAACATTTCGAACATGACGAACTTGCCTGCTGGCCAAGAGACGATGAAGTTCGAGCAGAAGAAGATGACCAGCGCCTCCAAGACCAAG GTGGTCACGGACGGCTTCAGCGCCGAAAAAGCGATCGCGAACACTGCCGAGATGAGAGCACTGCAGACTGGCGACGTCTCGTACAAAGAGCAGAGCGCCGCGACGGCGGCCAGGGCCCGCGTCGAACTCGATGGCGTGTCTGCAGAGAAAAGCGTCGCTGCAGCAAGG gaGCAGAGAAGCTTGAAAGCTGGGGATCTCTCGCACCAAGAAAGTAACAACATGGCAGCGTCTACTATGAAGCTGCAGAGCGATTCCTTCAGTTCAGAAAAG AAAGCCATGGCGGCGCAGCAACAACGACAGACGGTCACCTCGACCGGAATCTTCAACCACGAGAAGCATATGGCCTCCAGTTCCCAATCGAGCATCACGATAGCCTCGAAAGGCGTCACGTCGAAGTCGTCGATGATCACCGCAGCGAACGCGGTGAATCAGCTGATGAACGGCATGAGGCCTGCGGAAGACGAGCTCCTATCGTTACCACTGGACGATCTGGACCTCCTCTGCTCCAAGTCGAACCCGCAGGACGTGGAGCGAGCGATCGCCAAGTACTGCAGCTTCCTAGACAGCTTCGTGGAGCGTCTGAAAGTGAACGAAGGGAAGAACAACAAGGCTCCCTTGCTCCTGAACAGAGTGAACGAAATTATCAGGAAAGCCTGGGCCGTTCCTACCCATGGACACGAGTTAGGGTACACGTTATGCAATACTCTGAGAACAAGGGGTGGTCTGGACCTGTTGATGTCGAACTGCGTGGCCAGCGATCAAGAGCTGCAGTTTTCGTCGGCCAGGTTGTTGGAACAGTGTCTGACCACGGAGAACAGGGAGCACGTAGTGGAAAACGGACTGGAAAAAGTGGTGAACGTCGCCTGTGTATGCACGAAGAACGCCAACTCGGTGGACCACTCCAGAGTGGGCACTGGTATCCTGGAGCACTTGTTCAAGCATAGCGAAGGTACCTGCAGCGACGTGATCAGGCTAGGCGGTCTGGACGCGGTCCTGTTCGAATGCAGGAAGAACGACATAGAAACGTTGAGACACTGCGCCGGTGCCCTGGCCAATCTATCTCTCTACGGAGGGGCTGAGAACCAAGAGGCAATGATCAAGAGGAAGGTACCAATGTGGTTGTTCCCTCTAGCCTTCCACAACGACGACAACATCAAGTACTACGCGTGTCTGGCCATCGCCGTACTAGTGGCCAACAAAGAAATCGAGGCAGCGGTGTTGAAGTCAGGCACCTTGGACCTAGTCGAGCCGTTCGTCACCTCTCACAATCCTTACGAGTTCGCCAAGTCGAACCTGGCACATGCGCATGGTCAGAGCAAGAATTGGCTGGAGAGATTGGTGCCTGTGTTGAGCTCAAAAAGAGAGGAAGCCAGAAATTTGGCagcttttcatttttgcatGGAGGCAGGCATCAAGAAGCAACAGGGAAACACGGAAATCTTCCGCGAAATAGGTGCCATCGAGCCTCTGAAGAAGGTAGCGAGTTGTCCCAACGCGATAGCCTCAAAGTACGCGGCGCAAGCGCTGCGTCTGATCGGGGAGGAGATACCGCACAAGCTCAGCCAACAAGTGCCTCTCTGGTCCACAGAAGACGTCAGGGAGTGGGTGAAGCAGATAGGATTCGCAGAGTACGCGCAGAACTTCGTCGAGAGCAGGGTTGACGGCGACCTGCTGTTGCAATTAACGGAGGAGAATCTCAAAGAGGACATCGGTCTGACGAACGGCATCAGAAGGCGACGATTCACCAGGGAGTTGCAGAATCTGAAAAAGATGGCAGACTACAGCAGCAGAGATACGGGGAACCTGAACAGTTTCCTTCAATCCATCGGACAAGAGTTCTCCATCTATACTTACAGCATGCTCAACGCAGGCGTTGACAAGGACTCCATCAGGAATCTGTCCGAGGATCAGCTTCTGACCGAGTGTGGGATCGGGAACAGCATCCATCGGTTAAGGATACTGGACGCCATCAAGAACATGCAGCACAATCAATTGTTGGGCTCGTGCGAGGACGAGTCGCCCGACAAGTCGTTGGATGTGTTCGTTAGTTACAGAAGATCCAATGGATCTCAGTTGGCAAGCTTGCTGAAGGTCCATCTTCAGCTAAGAGGTTTCTCCGTGTTTATTGATGTCGAGAGGCTAGAAGCTGGCAAGTTCGACAACAACTTGCTACAGAGCATCAGGCAGGCTAAACACTTCCTCCTTGTGCTGACGCCCAAGGCTTTGGAAAGGTGTATACAGGACAGCGAGTGTAAAGACTGGGTTCATAGG GAAATTGTGGCAGCTCTACAGTCGCAGTGTAATATAATTCCCATCATAGACAATTTCCAATGGCCAGAACCAGAGGAACTTCCCGAAGACATGCGAGCAGTTTGTCATTTCAATGGAGTACGGTGGATTCACGACTACCAAGACGCCTGCGTAGACAAACTTGAAAG GTTTATGCGAGGGGAAATACCAGTCAGATCAGAAATGTCTGGTGGTATTCCAAGAAGTATCGCTACCAAGGACGTAACACAACCAAACACACAGGGTAGCACGAACATTCGACAACCACCAAACTACCAACGCATGCACAGCAATGAAAGTAGAGGCAGCGATAAAGATTCGACCGGTGGGCGAGATTGA
- the LOC128880897 gene encoding NAD(+) hydrolase sarm1 isoform X2, whose translation MQTTASPRSVKQLRRSTGHDATLDYRNRLMSEFPVEGGENGDMHTVMENFQKKNNKMVSGIGHVGHHPQVTASSQMLTTNQSQSSSSSSRVAKSSQRILTSSSSSEMKASSMKSDLRELQRGISEMKSNISTNFSQRLRSSMENLVDRDGNGTEESDLTEPLVTFPDPDTPPPATGTGTVTLTGGSPSQLSSLNSLNNLHSMSPPISISNISNMTNLPAGQETMKFEQKKMTSASKTKVVTDGFSAEKAIANTAEMRALQTGDVSYKEQSAATAARARVELDGVSAEKSVAAAREQRSLKAGDLSHQESNNMAASTMKLQSDSFSSEKKAMAAQQQRQTVTSTGIFNHEKHMASSSQSSITIASKGVTSKSSMITAANAVNQLMNGMRPAEDELLSLPLDDLDLLCSKSNPQDVERAIAKYCSFLDSFVERLKVNEGKNNKAPLLLNRVNEIIRKAWAVPTHGHELGYTLCNTLRTRGGLDLLMSNCVASDQELQFSSARLLEQCLTTENREHVVENGLEKVVNVACVCTKNANSVDHSRVGTGILEHLFKHSEGTCSDVIRLGGLDAVLFECRKNDIETLRHCAGALANLSLYGGAENQEAMIKRKVPMWLFPLAFHNDDNIKYYACLAIAVLVANKEIEAAVLKSGTLDLVEPFVTSHNPYEFAKSNLAHAHGQSKNWLERLVPVLSSKREEARNLAAFHFCMEAGIKKQQGNTEIFREIGAIEPLKKVASCPNAIASKYAAQALRLIGEEIPHKLSQQVPLWSTEDVREWVKQIGFAEYAQNFVESRVDGDLLLQLTEENLKEDIGLTNGIRRRRFTRELQNLKKMADYSSRDTGNLNSFLQSIGQEFSIYTYSMLNAGVDKDSIRNLSEDQLLTECGIGNSIHRLRILDAIKNMQHNQLLGSCEDESPDKSLDVFVSYRRSNGSQLASLLKVHLQLRGFSVFIDVERLEAGKFDNNLLQSIRQAKHFLLVLTPKALERCIQDSECKDWVHREIVAALQSQCNIIPIIDNFQWPEPEELPEDMRAVCHFNGVRWIHDYQDACVDKLERFMRGEIPVRSEMSGGIPRSIATKDVTQPNTQGSTNIRQPPNYQRMHSNESRGSDKDSTGGRD comes from the exons ATGTCGGAGTTCCCAGTGGAGGGAGGGGAAAACGGTGACATGCACACTGTCAtggagaattttcaaaagaagaaCAACAAGATGGTGTCCGGCATAGGCCACGTCGGTCATCATCCACAGGTCACCGCGTCGTCGCAG ATGCTGACGACGAACCAGAGCCAGAGCAGCAGCAGTTCGAGCAGGGTGGCCAAATCCTCGCAGAGGATTCTTACCTCGTCCTCGTCGAGTGAGATGAAAGCCAGCTCCATGAAAAGCGACCTAAGGGAACTTCAGCGCGGCATCTCGGAGATGAAGAGCAACATATCGACGAACTTCTCGCAACGATTGCGCAGCAGCATGGAGAACCTCGTGGACAG GGACGGAAACGGAACGGAAGAGAGCGACCTGACGGAGCCGTTGGTGACGTTTCCCGATCCTGACACGCCGCCCCCAGCGACGGGGACGGGGACGGTGACGTTGACGGGAGGATCCCCGTCGCAGTTGAGTTCCCTGAACTCGCTGAACAATCTTCACAGCATGAGCCCACCGATCAGTATATCGAACATTTCGAACATGACGAACTTGCCTGCTGGCCAAGAGACGATGAAGTTCGAGCAGAAGAAGATGACCAGCGCCTCCAAGACCAAG GTGGTCACGGACGGCTTCAGCGCCGAAAAAGCGATCGCGAACACTGCCGAGATGAGAGCACTGCAGACTGGCGACGTCTCGTACAAAGAGCAGAGCGCCGCGACGGCGGCCAGGGCCCGCGTCGAACTCGATGGCGTGTCTGCAGAGAAAAGCGTCGCTGCAGCAAGG gaGCAGAGAAGCTTGAAAGCTGGGGATCTCTCGCACCAAGAAAGTAACAACATGGCAGCGTCTACTATGAAGCTGCAGAGCGATTCCTTCAGTTCAGAAAAG AAAGCCATGGCGGCGCAGCAACAACGACAGACGGTCACCTCGACCGGAATCTTCAACCACGAGAAGCATATGGCCTCCAGTTCCCAATCGAGCATCACGATAGCCTCGAAAGGCGTCACGTCGAAGTCGTCGATGATCACCGCAGCGAACGCGGTGAATCAGCTGATGAACGGCATGAGGCCTGCGGAAGACGAGCTCCTATCGTTACCACTGGACGATCTGGACCTCCTCTGCTCCAAGTCGAACCCGCAGGACGTGGAGCGAGCGATCGCCAAGTACTGCAGCTTCCTAGACAGCTTCGTGGAGCGTCTGAAAGTGAACGAAGGGAAGAACAACAAGGCTCCCTTGCTCCTGAACAGAGTGAACGAAATTATCAGGAAAGCCTGGGCCGTTCCTACCCATGGACACGAGTTAGGGTACACGTTATGCAATACTCTGAGAACAAGGGGTGGTCTGGACCTGTTGATGTCGAACTGCGTGGCCAGCGATCAAGAGCTGCAGTTTTCGTCGGCCAGGTTGTTGGAACAGTGTCTGACCACGGAGAACAGGGAGCACGTAGTGGAAAACGGACTGGAAAAAGTGGTGAACGTCGCCTGTGTATGCACGAAGAACGCCAACTCGGTGGACCACTCCAGAGTGGGCACTGGTATCCTGGAGCACTTGTTCAAGCATAGCGAAGGTACCTGCAGCGACGTGATCAGGCTAGGCGGTCTGGACGCGGTCCTGTTCGAATGCAGGAAGAACGACATAGAAACGTTGAGACACTGCGCCGGTGCCCTGGCCAATCTATCTCTCTACGGAGGGGCTGAGAACCAAGAGGCAATGATCAAGAGGAAGGTACCAATGTGGTTGTTCCCTCTAGCCTTCCACAACGACGACAACATCAAGTACTACGCGTGTCTGGCCATCGCCGTACTAGTGGCCAACAAAGAAATCGAGGCAGCGGTGTTGAAGTCAGGCACCTTGGACCTAGTCGAGCCGTTCGTCACCTCTCACAATCCTTACGAGTTCGCCAAGTCGAACCTGGCACATGCGCATGGTCAGAGCAAGAATTGGCTGGAGAGATTGGTGCCTGTGTTGAGCTCAAAAAGAGAGGAAGCCAGAAATTTGGCagcttttcatttttgcatGGAGGCAGGCATCAAGAAGCAACAGGGAAACACGGAAATCTTCCGCGAAATAGGTGCCATCGAGCCTCTGAAGAAGGTAGCGAGTTGTCCCAACGCGATAGCCTCAAAGTACGCGGCGCAAGCGCTGCGTCTGATCGGGGAGGAGATACCGCACAAGCTCAGCCAACAAGTGCCTCTCTGGTCCACAGAAGACGTCAGGGAGTGGGTGAAGCAGATAGGATTCGCAGAGTACGCGCAGAACTTCGTCGAGAGCAGGGTTGACGGCGACCTGCTGTTGCAATTAACGGAGGAGAATCTCAAAGAGGACATCGGTCTGACGAACGGCATCAGAAGGCGACGATTCACCAGGGAGTTGCAGAATCTGAAAAAGATGGCAGACTACAGCAGCAGAGATACGGGGAACCTGAACAGTTTCCTTCAATCCATCGGACAAGAGTTCTCCATCTATACTTACAGCATGCTCAACGCAGGCGTTGACAAGGACTCCATCAGGAATCTGTCCGAGGATCAGCTTCTGACCGAGTGTGGGATCGGGAACAGCATCCATCGGTTAAGGATACTGGACGCCATCAAGAACATGCAGCACAATCAATTGTTGGGCTCGTGCGAGGACGAGTCGCCCGACAAGTCGTTGGATGTGTTCGTTAGTTACAGAAGATCCAATGGATCTCAGTTGGCAAGCTTGCTGAAGGTCCATCTTCAGCTAAGAGGTTTCTCCGTGTTTATTGATGTCGAGAGGCTAGAAGCTGGCAAGTTCGACAACAACTTGCTACAGAGCATCAGGCAGGCTAAACACTTCCTCCTTGTGCTGACGCCCAAGGCTTTGGAAAGGTGTATACAGGACAGCGAGTGTAAAGACTGGGTTCATAGG GAAATTGTGGCAGCTCTACAGTCGCAGTGTAATATAATTCCCATCATAGACAATTTCCAATGGCCAGAACCAGAGGAACTTCCCGAAGACATGCGAGCAGTTTGTCATTTCAATGGAGTACGGTGGATTCACGACTACCAAGACGCCTGCGTAGACAAACTTGAAAG GTTTATGCGAGGGGAAATACCAGTCAGATCAGAAATGTCTGGTGGTATTCCAAGAAGTATCGCTACCAAGGACGTAACACAACCAAACACACAGGGTAGCACGAACATTCGACAACCACCAAACTACCAACGCATGCACAGCAATGAAAGTAGAGGCAGCGATAAAGATTCGACCGGTGGGCGAGATTGA
- the LOC128880897 gene encoding NAD(+) hydrolase sarm1 isoform X4, translating into MGNASSCCPHRKKMSEFPVEGGENGDMHTVMENFQKKNNKMVSGIGHVGHHPQVTASSQMLTTNQSQSSSSSSRVAKSSQRILTSSSSSEMKASSMKSDLRELQRGISEMKSNISTNFSQRLRSSMENLVDRDGNGTEESDLTEPLVTFPDPDTPPPATGTGTVTLTGGSPSQLSSLNSLNNLHSMSPPISISNISNMTNLPAGQETMKFEQKKMTSASKTKVVTDGFSAEKAIANTAEMRALQTGDVSYKEQSAATAARARVELDGVSAEKSVAAAREQRSLKAGDLSHQESNNMAASTMKLQSDSFSSEKKAMAAQQQRQTVTSTGIFNHEKHMASSSQSSITIASKGVTSKSSMITAANAVNQLMNGMRPAEDELLSLPLDDLDLLCSKSNPQDVERAIAKYCSFLDSFVERLKVNEGKNNKAPLLLNRVNEIIRKAWAVPTHGHELGYTLCNTLRTRGGLDLLMSNCVASDQELQFSSARLLEQCLTTENREHVVENGLEKVVNVACVCTKNANSVDHSRVGTGILEHLFKHSEGTCSDVIRLGGLDAVLFECRKNDIETLRHCAGALANLSLYGGAENQEAMIKRKVPMWLFPLAFHNDDNIKYYACLAIAVLVANKEIEAAVLKSGTLDLVEPFVTSHNPYEFAKSNLAHAHGQSKNWLERLVPVLSSKREEARNLAAFHFCMEAGIKKQQGNTEIFREIGAIEPLKKVASCPNAIASKYAAQALRLIGEEIPHKLSQQVPLWSTEDVREWVKQIGFAEYAQNFVESRVDGDLLLQLTEENLKEDIGLTNGIRRRRFTRELQNLKKMADYSSRDTGNLNSFLQSIGQEFSIYTYSMLNAGVDKDSIRNLSEDQLLTECGIGNSIHRLRILDAIKNMQHNQLLGSCEDESPDKSLDVFVSYRRSNGSQLASLLKVHLQLRGFSVFIDVERLEAGKFDNNLLQSIRQAKHFLLVLTPKALERCIQDSECKDWVHREIVAALQSQCNIIPIIDNFQWPEPEELPEDMRAVCHFNGVRWIHDYQDACVDKLERFMRGEIPVRSEMSGGIPRSIATKDVTQPNTQGSTNIRQPPNYQRMHSNESRGSDKDSTGGRD; encoded by the exons ATGTCGGAGTTCCCAGTGGAGGGAGGGGAAAACGGTGACATGCACACTGTCAtggagaattttcaaaagaagaaCAACAAGATGGTGTCCGGCATAGGCCACGTCGGTCATCATCCACAGGTCACCGCGTCGTCGCAG ATGCTGACGACGAACCAGAGCCAGAGCAGCAGCAGTTCGAGCAGGGTGGCCAAATCCTCGCAGAGGATTCTTACCTCGTCCTCGTCGAGTGAGATGAAAGCCAGCTCCATGAAAAGCGACCTAAGGGAACTTCAGCGCGGCATCTCGGAGATGAAGAGCAACATATCGACGAACTTCTCGCAACGATTGCGCAGCAGCATGGAGAACCTCGTGGACAG GGACGGAAACGGAACGGAAGAGAGCGACCTGACGGAGCCGTTGGTGACGTTTCCCGATCCTGACACGCCGCCCCCAGCGACGGGGACGGGGACGGTGACGTTGACGGGAGGATCCCCGTCGCAGTTGAGTTCCCTGAACTCGCTGAACAATCTTCACAGCATGAGCCCACCGATCAGTATATCGAACATTTCGAACATGACGAACTTGCCTGCTGGCCAAGAGACGATGAAGTTCGAGCAGAAGAAGATGACCAGCGCCTCCAAGACCAAG GTGGTCACGGACGGCTTCAGCGCCGAAAAAGCGATCGCGAACACTGCCGAGATGAGAGCACTGCAGACTGGCGACGTCTCGTACAAAGAGCAGAGCGCCGCGACGGCGGCCAGGGCCCGCGTCGAACTCGATGGCGTGTCTGCAGAGAAAAGCGTCGCTGCAGCAAGG gaGCAGAGAAGCTTGAAAGCTGGGGATCTCTCGCACCAAGAAAGTAACAACATGGCAGCGTCTACTATGAAGCTGCAGAGCGATTCCTTCAGTTCAGAAAAG AAAGCCATGGCGGCGCAGCAACAACGACAGACGGTCACCTCGACCGGAATCTTCAACCACGAGAAGCATATGGCCTCCAGTTCCCAATCGAGCATCACGATAGCCTCGAAAGGCGTCACGTCGAAGTCGTCGATGATCACCGCAGCGAACGCGGTGAATCAGCTGATGAACGGCATGAGGCCTGCGGAAGACGAGCTCCTATCGTTACCACTGGACGATCTGGACCTCCTCTGCTCCAAGTCGAACCCGCAGGACGTGGAGCGAGCGATCGCCAAGTACTGCAGCTTCCTAGACAGCTTCGTGGAGCGTCTGAAAGTGAACGAAGGGAAGAACAACAAGGCTCCCTTGCTCCTGAACAGAGTGAACGAAATTATCAGGAAAGCCTGGGCCGTTCCTACCCATGGACACGAGTTAGGGTACACGTTATGCAATACTCTGAGAACAAGGGGTGGTCTGGACCTGTTGATGTCGAACTGCGTGGCCAGCGATCAAGAGCTGCAGTTTTCGTCGGCCAGGTTGTTGGAACAGTGTCTGACCACGGAGAACAGGGAGCACGTAGTGGAAAACGGACTGGAAAAAGTGGTGAACGTCGCCTGTGTATGCACGAAGAACGCCAACTCGGTGGACCACTCCAGAGTGGGCACTGGTATCCTGGAGCACTTGTTCAAGCATAGCGAAGGTACCTGCAGCGACGTGATCAGGCTAGGCGGTCTGGACGCGGTCCTGTTCGAATGCAGGAAGAACGACATAGAAACGTTGAGACACTGCGCCGGTGCCCTGGCCAATCTATCTCTCTACGGAGGGGCTGAGAACCAAGAGGCAATGATCAAGAGGAAGGTACCAATGTGGTTGTTCCCTCTAGCCTTCCACAACGACGACAACATCAAGTACTACGCGTGTCTGGCCATCGCCGTACTAGTGGCCAACAAAGAAATCGAGGCAGCGGTGTTGAAGTCAGGCACCTTGGACCTAGTCGAGCCGTTCGTCACCTCTCACAATCCTTACGAGTTCGCCAAGTCGAACCTGGCACATGCGCATGGTCAGAGCAAGAATTGGCTGGAGAGATTGGTGCCTGTGTTGAGCTCAAAAAGAGAGGAAGCCAGAAATTTGGCagcttttcatttttgcatGGAGGCAGGCATCAAGAAGCAACAGGGAAACACGGAAATCTTCCGCGAAATAGGTGCCATCGAGCCTCTGAAGAAGGTAGCGAGTTGTCCCAACGCGATAGCCTCAAAGTACGCGGCGCAAGCGCTGCGTCTGATCGGGGAGGAGATACCGCACAAGCTCAGCCAACAAGTGCCTCTCTGGTCCACAGAAGACGTCAGGGAGTGGGTGAAGCAGATAGGATTCGCAGAGTACGCGCAGAACTTCGTCGAGAGCAGGGTTGACGGCGACCTGCTGTTGCAATTAACGGAGGAGAATCTCAAAGAGGACATCGGTCTGACGAACGGCATCAGAAGGCGACGATTCACCAGGGAGTTGCAGAATCTGAAAAAGATGGCAGACTACAGCAGCAGAGATACGGGGAACCTGAACAGTTTCCTTCAATCCATCGGACAAGAGTTCTCCATCTATACTTACAGCATGCTCAACGCAGGCGTTGACAAGGACTCCATCAGGAATCTGTCCGAGGATCAGCTTCTGACCGAGTGTGGGATCGGGAACAGCATCCATCGGTTAAGGATACTGGACGCCATCAAGAACATGCAGCACAATCAATTGTTGGGCTCGTGCGAGGACGAGTCGCCCGACAAGTCGTTGGATGTGTTCGTTAGTTACAGAAGATCCAATGGATCTCAGTTGGCAAGCTTGCTGAAGGTCCATCTTCAGCTAAGAGGTTTCTCCGTGTTTATTGATGTCGAGAGGCTAGAAGCTGGCAAGTTCGACAACAACTTGCTACAGAGCATCAGGCAGGCTAAACACTTCCTCCTTGTGCTGACGCCCAAGGCTTTGGAAAGGTGTATACAGGACAGCGAGTGTAAAGACTGGGTTCATAGG GAAATTGTGGCAGCTCTACAGTCGCAGTGTAATATAATTCCCATCATAGACAATTTCCAATGGCCAGAACCAGAGGAACTTCCCGAAGACATGCGAGCAGTTTGTCATTTCAATGGAGTACGGTGGATTCACGACTACCAAGACGCCTGCGTAGACAAACTTGAAAG GTTTATGCGAGGGGAAATACCAGTCAGATCAGAAATGTCTGGTGGTATTCCAAGAAGTATCGCTACCAAGGACGTAACACAACCAAACACACAGGGTAGCACGAACATTCGACAACCACCAAACTACCAACGCATGCACAGCAATGAAAGTAGAGGCAGCGATAAAGATTCGACCGGTGGGCGAGATTGA